In Salmo trutta unplaced genomic scaffold, fSalTru1.1, whole genome shotgun sequence, a genomic segment contains:
- the LOC115181486 gene encoding inositol 1,4,5-trisphosphate receptor-interacting protein-like 2 yields the protein MRVRSNKVKDVQKDDSKVEEQTEVREEGKEDLKDEVKEEMKGESSEDGGRSGVPRCSLETPRRGDWLRKHRNFTDTFLRMHPSRGSPERSSRSLSGVTAVSGGGGGVYRLTPDSVLRWFYPAVQRCLATVRYPFEQRCTLSLALADDRVQLCLTPRSDYVCCHISMAIRLLPAIPLGDGVYLVPMETMASVAMSNTDQHQNQQSEERDLWTLFFPRQEQRLLGWLRGRSPQPSCHLKVLQLTKALRDLGGQALDSHRGALWRSVLSSYTLKTAWLRLLLSSPAEAWEDRHLVARMEDLVCSLRESLQNRALDHLFLGSDSSSILPDSVALPKLVKEAVRAPVGGPVEGSGGCLGGLAGNLWAGVDPASLDLVSGRLAYAWSHLHRLIRLGRPQRSSLGLGRAGNINCQHLQPGE from the exons ATGAGGGTAAGAAGCAATAAAGTGAAGGATGTCCAGAAGGACGACAGCAAGGTGGAGGAGCAGACAGAGGTCAGAGAAGAAGGGAAGGAAGACTTGAAGGACGAGGTGAAGGAAGAGATGAAAGGGGAAAGCTCAGAGGACGGTGGGCGGAGCGGCGTGCCACGGTGCAGTCTAGAGACTCCTCGTCGTGGCGACTGGCTACGAAAACACCGCAACTTCACTGACACGTTTTTACGAATGCACCCTTCTCGGGGGTCGCCCGAAAGGTCATCGAGGTCACTGTCAGGGGTCACGGCAGTGTCAGGAGGAGGGGGCGGAGTCTATCGCCTGACCCCGGACTCCGTCCTCCGTTGGTTCTACCCGGCGGTCCAGCGTTGCCTAGCAACCGTGCGCTACCCTTTCGAGCAGCGCTGTACGCTGAGTCTGGCACTGGCTGACGACCGTGTGCAGCTCTGCCTCACACCACGTTCCGACTACGTCTGCTGTCACATCTCCATGGCAATACGGCTCCTCCCCGCCATCCCCCTCGGAGACGGGGTCTACCTGGTTCCCATGGAAACGATGGCCTCAGTGGCGatgtcaaatacag ACCAGCACCAGAACCAgcagagcgaggagagggacctGTGGACTTTGTTCTTCCCCCGCCAGGAGCAGCGTCTGCTGGGCTGGCTCCGTGGCCGCTCCCCACAGCCCTCCTGCCACCTCAAGGTGCTCCAGCTGACCAAGGCCCTGCGTGACCTGGGTGGCCAGGCACTGGACAGCCACCGGGGGGCGCTCTGGAGGTCAGTCCTCTCCTCCTACACACTAAAGACGGCCTGGCTGCGTCTGCTACTCAGCTCTCCTGCAGAG GCCTGGGAGGATCGCCATCTGGTGGCCAGGATGGAGGATCTGGTCTGCAGCCTGAGGGAGAGCCTCCAGAACCGGGCTCTGGATCACCTCTTCCTGGGGAGTGACAGCAGCTCCATCTTACCTGACTCTGTGGCTCTACCTAAGTTGGTCAAGGAGGCGGTGAGAGCTCCAGTGGGGGGTCCAGTGGAGGGTTCGGGGGGATGTTTGGGGGGTTTGGCAGGGAACCTCTGGGCAGGTGTGGACCCAGCCTCATTGGACCTAGTGTCTGGCCGGTTGGCGTATGCCTGGAGCCATCTCCACCGGCTGATCAGGTTGGGCCGACCCCAGAGGAGTAGCTTGGGGCTGGGCAGGGCAGGCAACATAAACTGTCAGCATCTGCAACCTGGAGAATAA
- the LOC115181492 gene encoding inositol 1,4,5-trisphosphate receptor-interacting protein-like 2, producing MSVYTLNLRVFWPLLTCVLTGLVFHHHITHWLSPESGPDPGYEAGTESCSDQGPPVFFSLIKLLLACVLFYLFIRYCSTHPGGPQRVPLEAADGALKLGWSRREVLEDYYERWVRLSPHVLGHSKAHVAKLVGELVRAGRATGGIPESSLAFRGDFLQVGSSYEEHKVGAPDYYDILVPLKIPRELRLEPRVYRGERRGEEKKNERGEEKGEEKGEGKRNVRGEEKKEKGDKRAEEKNKTVEVKENGRKSGKGEGKEDVREQRGEVKENGRKSGKGEGKEDVREQRGEVKENGRKLGKGEGKEDVREQRGEVKENGRKSGKGNRRSVRSNKVKDVQKDDSKVEEQTEVREEGKEDLKDEVKEEMKGESSEDGGRSGVPRCSLETPRRGDWLRKHRNFTDTFLRMHPSRGSPERSSRSLSGVTAVSGGGGGVYRLTPDSVLRWFYPAVQRCLATVRYPFEQRCTLSLALADDRVQLRLTPRSDYVCCHISMAIRLLPAIPLGDGVYLVPMETTASVAMSNTGVIRDQHQNQQSEERDLWTLFFPRQEQRLLGWLRGRSPQPSCHLKVLQLTKALRDLGGQALDSHRGALWRSVLSSYTLKTAWLRLLLSSPAEVL from the exons atgagtgtGTACACTCTGAACCTGCGGGTGTTCTGGCCTCTGTTGACCTGTGTGTTGACAGGTCTGGTTTTCCACCACCACATAACCCACTGGCTAAGCCCAGAATCAGGCCCCGATCCTGGGTACGAGGCTGGGACAGAGTCCTGCTCTGACCAGGGCCCTCCTGTCTTTTTCTCCCTCATCAAACTACTACTGGCCTGTGTCCTCTTCTACCTCTTCATAAG GTACTGCTCCACCCACCCAGGGGGGCCCCAGAGGGTGCCTCTCGAGGCTGCTGACGGGGCTCTGAAATTGGGTTGGTCTCGTCGAGAGGTCCTGGAGGACTACTACGAGCGCTGGGTGCGTCTGTCTCCTCACGTCCTGGGGCACAGCAAGGCCCACGTGGCCAAACTGGTCGGGGAGCTGGTCAGAGCCGGACGTGCCACTGGAGGTATCCCAGAGTCCTCACTGGCGTTCCGGGGAGACTTCCTGCAG GTGGGCAGTTCATACGAGGAGCACAAAGTGGGCGCTCCAGATTACTATGACATCCTGGTACCTCTGAAGATACCCCGAGAACTGAGACTGGAGCCACGAGTatacaggggggagaggaggggggaggagaagaagaacgagagaggagaggagaagggagaggagaagggggagggcaaGAGGAATGTGAGGGGTGAGGAGAAAAAAGAGAAGGGGGACAAGAGAGCTGAGGAAAAGAACAAGACGGTGGAGGTTAAAGAGAACGGGAGAAAGTCAGGGAAGGGGGAGGGCAAGGAGGATGTGAGGGAGCAGAGGGGGGAGGTTAAAGAGAACGGGAGAAAGTCAGGGAAAGGGGAGGGCAAGGAGGATGTGAGGGAGCAGAGGGGGGAGGTTAAAGAGAACGGGAGAAAGTTGGGGAAGGGGGAGGGCAAGGAGGACGTGAGGGAGCAGAGGGGGGAGGTTAAAGAGAACGGGAGAAAGTCAGGGAAGGGGAACAGGAGGAGTGTAAGAAGCAATAAAGTGAAGGATGTCCAGAAGGACGACAGCAAGGTGGAGGAGCAGACAGAGGTCAGAGAAGAAGGGAAGGAAGACTTGAAGGACGAGGTGAAGGAAGAGATGAAAGGGGAAAGCTCAGAGGACGGTGGGCGGAGCGGCGTGCCACGGTGCAGTCTAGAGACTCCTCGCCGTGGCGACTGGCTACGAAAACACCGCAACTTCACTGACACGTTTTTACGAATGCACCCTTCTCGGGGGTCGCCCGAAAGGTCATCGAGGTCACTGTCAGGGGTCACGGCAGTGTCAGGAGGAGGGGGCGGAGTCTATCGCCTGACCCCGGACTCCGTCCTCCGTTGGTTCTACCCGGCGGTCCAGCGTTGCCTAGCAACCGTGCGCTACCCTTTCGAGCAGCGCTGTACGCTGAGTCTGGCACTGGCTGACGACCGTGTGCAGCTCCGCCTCACACCGCGTTCCGACTACGTCTGCTGTCACATCTCCATGGCAATACGGCTCCTCCCCGCCATCCCCCTCGGAGACGGGGTCTACCTGGTTCCCATGGAAACGACGGCCTCAGTGGCGATGTCAAATACAGGTGTTATCAGGG ACCAGCACCAGAACCAgcagagcgaggagagggacctGTGGACTTTGTTCTTCCCCCGCCAGGAGCAGCGTCTGCTGGGCTGGCTCCGTGGCCGCTCCCCACAGCCCTCCTGCCACCTCAAGGTGCTCCAGCTGACCAAGGCCCTGCGTGACCTGGGTGGCCAGGCACTGGACAGCCACCGGGGGGCGCTCTGGAGGTCAGTCCTCTCCTCCTACACACTAAAGACGGCCTGGCTGCGTCTGCTACTCAGCTCTCCTGCagag GTATTGTAG